The Neovison vison isolate M4711 chromosome 13, ASM_NN_V1, whole genome shotgun sequence genome includes a region encoding these proteins:
- the LOC122893938 gene encoding gamma-aminobutyric acid receptor-associated protein: MKFVYKEEHPFEKRRSEGEKIRKKYPDRVPVIVEKAPKARIGDLDKKKYLVPSDLTVGQFYFLIRKRIHLRAEDALFFFVNNVIPPTSATMGQLYQEHHEEDFFLYIAYSDESVYGLRSCCP, translated from the coding sequence TTCGAGAAACGCCGCTCTGAGGGCGAGAAAATCCGAAAGAAATACCCGGACCGGGTTCCGGTGATAGTAGAAAAGGCTCCCAAAGCTCGGATAGGAGACCTGGACAAAAAGAAATACCTGGTGCCTTCTGATCTCACAGTTGGTCAGTTCTACTTCTTGATCCGGAAGCGAATTCATCTCCGAGCTGAGGatgccttgtttttctttgtcaacaATGTCATTCCACCCACCAGTGCCACAATGGGTCAGCTATACCAGGAGCACCACGAAGAAGACTTCTTTCTGTACATCGCCTACAGTGATGAAAGTGTCTACGGTCTGCGAAGCTGCTGCCCCTGA